tgctgttgctgtagggactcactttctatctctgccctctgggcttgtactagagttagtcgattgttgttatgtgcctgcattaactaagaacattatatcagtttcttgtttggacaagaaaggtttctcgtttacaataaagaacaaatgttgttccgtctatttaaacgatatgttctattgtagtgcacctctgataaacggactctatattctagaccttgaaagccctatctataacataaataccaagaggttcaagtcaaatgacctgaaccaaacctatctctggcactgtcgcttaggtcatataaatgacaagcgcttatcccagctccataaggatggtttgctggactcatttgattttgaatcttatgagacgtgcgagtcatgcctactaggcaagatgaccaagactccctttagtgggcacagcgaaagagcgactgatttgttaggactatacatagtgatgtatgtggccctttcaatgtcgctgctagaggcggttataggtacttcatcacatttactgatgacttcagtagatatggttatgtgtacttgatgacacataagtctgaatcctttgaaaagttcaaagaattcaagaatgaagtacagaaccagcttggcaagagtattaagatacttcgatcagatcgaggtggagaataccttagccatcagtttcgtgactatctagctgagtgtgggattctatcccaactcactcctcctagtacaccacagtggaatggtgtatccgaaaggaggaatcgtaccctattagatatggtacgatctatgataagtcacacagatcttccgacatacctttggggctatgctctagacacgacagcttttatactcagccgagttccatccaaggccgtgataaagacaccatataagatatggactgggagagatgcccaggtgtctttcatgaggatttggggttgtgaggcttacgttcgacgtcaagtctcagataaattaggacccaaatccgacaagtgctactttattgtatatcccaaggaaactaagggatattacttctacattcccagtcagcacaaggtagttgtggcaaagactggggtctttctagaaagggactttgtttctagaaagactagtgggagtacgttcgatcttgaagaagttcaagatatggaccataacactgaagcctcgatggaagttgaactggaaccacaaagtgttgtggatgatgttgttccacaaagagttgaggaacaacaaccagttcaagtagacctacctcttcgcaggtctgatagggtacatcgtcagcctgagagatactcatttcttttatctgaccatgatggcgttgtgctcatagaggatgagcctatcacctatcaggaagctgtgatgagactagattccgagaaatggctagaggccatgagatccgaaatggaatccatgtacaccaaccaagtatggactttggttgatccatctgaaggggtaaaactcatagggtgtaagtgggtctttaagagaaagactgacatggatggacttatctataagggtcgcttggtatctaagggtttcaagcagattcatggtattgactatcatgaaaccttttcaccagtagcgatgtttaagtccattcggatcatgcttgctattgtagcttaccacgattacgagatctggcagatggatgtcaaaatcgcgtttctgaatggaaatttactcgaggatgtgtacatgacacaacttgagggttttgtagatccaaagcatactagcagagtatgcaagctgcataggtccatttatggactaaagcaagcttctcggagctaaaatcttcgattcgatgatgcaatcaaacagtttggtttcatcaagaacgaagatgaaccttgtgtctacaagaaggttgtagtgaacacagttgtcttcctcatattgtatgcggatgacatactgctcattgggaaaaacatccctttgctacagtctgtcaagacttggttagggagttgtttctcaatgaaggacttaggtgaagcatctcgcattctaggcatatagatctatagagatagatctaagagattgtttggcctaagtcagagtacatatattgacaaggtactccttctgtTTGCCaagaaggatttctgccgatgtcacatggcgtgagtctttcgaagactcaaggtccctcttctagagaggagagagaccgcatggatcagatcccttatgcctctgccataggatctatcatgtacgccatgttatgtactcgtcctgatgtctcgtatgctttgagcatgacgagcaaataccagtcagatccaggtgaaagtcactggatagcggtcaagaatattcttaagtacttgagaaggactaaagaatatttcttgatatatggaggcaatgatgagctagctgtaaagggttacagtgatgctagcttccagacggaccaggatgattatcgatcgcagtcagggttcgtgttttgcattaatggtggtgctgtgagctggaagagttcgaagcaggacacaatagctgattttacaacagaggccgagtacattgctgcatcagaggcagcaaaggaggcagtttggatccgcaagttcatcattgaacttggggtggttcctagcatctctgaccccattgagctctattgtgacaacaatggagctatagcgcaggcgaaggaacctcgctcacaccagcggaccaaacacatactacggcgcttccatctcattcgagagattatcgagagaggagatgtgaagatttgcagagtacccacagacgctaacatcgcagatcccttgaccaaggctttggcacagaggaaacataatggtcacactaggtcattggggcttagagcctacactgattggcactagtgctagtgggagattgttagctagagccctagagccaatcatttgatgattgtattatggacttgttgtatcatattctatataaataaaggcatttggtttttggttattatacttacttgtattggtgccaaataaactaagtataataacgtccatgagtagaaggttcttacctatatcaatcgattggttgaatcgatagtgagatgatatagggaacactactcttaatcattcctagtcgagtattaacattcagggacaatgttaatgtaataagactagcatgtaggtcaactcgatgacttgatctcacaagtcatgaatatagagatatcaagttgacacatgggtatgcattagagaatgcatactgaatgacccgccatgagaaagtatcatggatcgttatatgagtgtcatatactttctcatgtggctattagtatgactactagtccttagacctgaagtcaccatggttccctacataaggagttatgtactttggtttcgtcaaacgtcacccgtaactgggtggactataaaggcgattactgggtatgtaacaaattatgcagagggatgtgagtgatgtagatgagatctatccctcctatatgacgggagcgacatcgatattcttgataaagtgagaccatgaagtgcatgaccatgcccaaataagtcaatatgaaatattgagctcatttgattgagtgagtctacttggagttcaagatttagattgattagaggatgacacggtctatgcctcacattgaacaatctagatgtctaggatagaaggacacttatcatatattgtgaggagtcacaattagtagtcacaaggtgatgttggatctcaacattcttgtaacttgggtagtaatgatgtgttgctagataccgctcattacttatgctcctaaatgggtttaggggcattgtcaacgttacaagaacctatagggtcacacactaaggacaattagatggagattagattcatatgatgaacgaagaggattatattcatttgatgaatcaaattggattaagagtaatcctaattgggctaattgagttggactcaagttaattcatgtgttcaatgagtctaatctagattatgactcattgaatcaatttaattaaatgaattagattcattatattaaattggcttgaattaaatggttggattagatcaaccatgagagagattaagtcaagtttcacttaacttgagaggaagaggaaaagtcaagtttgacttgactttttgccacatcattagtgagttggcaagatgtggaccaatgatgatgctccacatcatcatggttacttaagtgagatgccacctcatggaggttacaattcttcactttaatggctccacattaattgcacttaatgtggaaatgagggttacacctttttgaaagtggccggccactattgtgatggtatgtaatgaatttttcattcaaggcaattcacttcatccttttcctcaagctctccctctccctctccctctcctcctctaccattgccgagaccctttggagtgctagcacactctaaggctctctctccattgagttgtttgtatggatacgtatagagagttgtctacgttgacaatttcgagatccggcaccatttggatgagcgggaacgcgaagggcttcgcttcaaaggtataactttttTCCCTTGTTGATCTAAGTGtggatctaggtaaactcgtactcgtagtttttcgaaaaaattttctttgcacggatccattggctagggagtttcggggtttccgcgacgccaaaaagcggttttcgcggcccgaaaacccaaCACAGAGGGTTCTCGTATAAAAGAGATACGCCGAGCCGCTCTGTCCGCTCGGCTGAGTTACGAACAACTACGGCTGCATGCCCGTTCGAGTATATGATCGAGCGGCTTTCTCGCTCGGCCTAGTACGTTTTTCACTCCCGAACGCCAAGGAGGCCGAGCGGCCCCCCTTCCGCTCGGCCTAGTAACGGACAAGAGATAAAAGAGGACAAAATGGACAACtggcgatatccttctcgagacatgcgTCGCCTACGGACAACATGGTTGGTGGCTGTAccggacagaagatcgtacggtggaagttttcactgtcatgtcagagatatgctcggacggttgtggtatggcgtcagacacacttttctgacacgtccattctgaggtatgctttgggaagcgtgcacacctCGAAGAGCGTGCACGTGCCTCCCCGGAATCCTATATAAGAACTCCTAGACTTCGACGGAGATATGCAATAttcttcactgtagctacagtctcgTTACTCTGCTTCTGCTTCATCTCACcattacctgacttgagcgtcggagggaacCCCTTTCCGGCTCGGCTTTATTACAGGTTCGCTGAAGGCCCACGTCGTCTTGGAGTTCATCCGAAGGCAACAGAAAACGCCACGCctccagcgtccatcgactcgactctcggacaggatcaatgaaaaatacaataataaattaaaatcataaaaaaaaactttaaaaaactcCATCCGTTCAATTTTACGACCCAGAGAATTCgcaacaagataaaatttatagtAATGACAAAATTATGATTAAATAGTAGTAATAAACGAAATGAGTTTGTAGTCATCCACACTAGAGTATTTTCTTGAGCTATCTATTTTGGATGTTTTAAAAAGTTTCCTACTAAATTGTCCTATATAATTGATGTGGGGCGGTTGATCTCTTCGTGCCGTGCTcacttttttttaaataaaaaatggaTGTGCTTGTCttgtctcttctcttcctcttcgcaCTCCTCTCCTCTCTGCTTCTCGCTGCAAGAACCAATCCGGCGATCCGGAAGCTCCCGCCCGGCCCTGCAAAGCTCCCGTTCATCGGTAACCTCCACCAGATACGCGGAAACCTGCTGCACCAGTCCCTATGGGAAATCTCCAAGCAGTACGGCCCGCTCATGCACCTAAAGCTCGGCCAAGTCTCGGCCGTCGTCGTCTCCTCCGCCGCCCTCGCCAAGGACGTCCTCAAGACATTCGATCTCGCCTGCTGCTCCCGTCCCCACAACGTCGCCACCTCAGAGATCTCCTATGGCGGCTCCGACATCGCCTTCATGCCATACGGCGAGCGCTGGAGGCAGCTACGTAAGCTCTGCATCGTAGAATTCTTGAGCGCCAGAAAGATCAACTCTTTCATGTCCGTGAGGGAAGATGAGATCGCGAGGATGGTGAAGCATATCTCTTCTAGCATCTCGAGCTCCCTCTCCATCAACGTGAGTGAGCTCGCCCTGTGCTTCTCTTGCAACACGACATGCAGGACGGCCTTCGGTCTAGACATCGCCTGCAACGACGTCAGCGCTTATGACGTGCTTAAGGAAGCGCAAGAGATGTTGCTTAGCTTCTTCATGGCAGACTACTTTCCCCTGCTCGGGTGGGTCGATGTGGCGACGGGGATGAAATCAAGGCTTCGGAAATCGTTTCTTGAGCTCGACGGAATCTACCAGAAATTCATCGATCGCCATCTCGACTCGAAGAGTCGATCAGGAAGTGAAGAGAATGAGGATTTATTGGATGTTCTGCTTCGGCTGCGGAAGGATGAGCAGCTGACAGAGGAGAATCTCAGAGGAGTTCTTATGGTGACAATTATTTTCAGTTTCTATGGCAAAATGAATTGTCGAAGTTAAATCTGACTCAATTATTGACAGAATATTTTTATCGGCGGGACGGATACCTCTTCAGCTGTGGTGGAATGGGCGATGGCCGAGCTCATCCGCCTGCCGGAGTTGATGAAGAGAGCCCAAGAGGAAGTGAGAAGCTGCGTGGGGAGAAGCAAAGGGAAGGTGGAGGAGAGCGACCTGCACCAGCTTCACTACCTCAAACGCGTCGTCAAGGAGACGATGAGGCTGCATCCTCCGGTGCCGATGCTCATCGACCGGGAAATCATGCACTCGGTCACTTTAAGCGGCGAGTACCAAATTCCTCCGAAGACGACAATCTACGTGAACGCATGGGCGATCGGCAGGGATCCGGATGCGTGGGAGAGAGCGGAGGTGTTCGACCCGGATAGGTTTGTTAACATGGTGTCGCCGGGGGTGAACTCGTTTGCGCACTATGACTTCAAGCTGATTCCGTTCGGCGAGGGACGGAGGATTTGCCCGGGGAAGAATATGGGGTTGCTGATGGCGGAGTTGGCGCTGGCCAACCTCTTGTACTCTTTCGACTGGCAATTGCCGCCGGGAACGAGGGCGGAGGACGTGAGCATGGAAGAAGCGCCAGGGATCACCGTGCACAGGAAGCATGCTCTTTGCCTCATGGCAGCCAAATCTGAGGCAGACTGAGTGAAGCAGGATTTGTATTTGCTGTCGGATCGTGATAGTGATCTGATCACAAATAGTTACGATTTCTTCTTGGATTCATCATTCTcattatattataatttttattcagAGCGGACGGCCGGAAGCTGTCCGGAGAACACTCTCGCTCGGCGTCCAATAACCTGATCACTTATCCACGGAGGCCGCCTACTctcaataaaaattataatttagtagGGACGATGAACTCAAGAAGGAATCGTCATCATTTGTGATCAAATCGTGACTACGATCCCATCATAAATACAAGTGACATATTCTCTAGACCCTTAAAAAAGTGGTCCAGATCTGTGCTGCAAATTGAACCTGTTGTTTCGGTCATATGGAAAATAAAGTGTCAAGCGAATTTTAAAGTTAGATGACTCTCTTTTTAATAAGAGAACGAAGGATAGATGCTTCGGTAATTTTACAAAGGGGCATTTAAACTTTCAAAATGCCCAAAAATATACTAATTTTCATTTTATTACTCCTGTCACTTTCCTCTCTCCTTTTATAACAGTTTGTCTTTTTCtctcttaaattaaattaaattaaattaaattttaattttaatattaatagataatcttctaaatttatttattattttttatttaaaaatttaataaaacatataaaaatattgaaaaataaaaaaaaaatattttttaatatctaattataaaaGGATAAAATAAATAACGAGTtggttttattaataaaaataataaataaaataaaataaaaaatcagtttagtgttgattttaaaaattaacatcacACCTTAAATACTAATGACTTTTAAACACTACTAATATTATTCTggtgctaatttttaaaaattaacacctCAATTTAATCACCCGAGGTACTAAAGTTAgtagaatatttaaaaaataaataaaaaatggaaTTTATATTCGGAATATTAACACCTCAATTTAATATTATTCTATTCTAAATTTACTCGATaagtaaattaaagaaaaagaccGTCTTGTCTAATTATTAATGACAACAAAAGTTTCTATAAAGAATAGCAGTTTCAAAGACAATCTATATAAATAGATTTATTAaggtataaaaataaatcatctaaAATAATTACTTTTTATTATTTGTCTAATATTTTCACCCATGATGATGGGTCATGATCGGTTACAAACTCAGATAAAGGAGGAGAGTTGCGTTAGGTtaccagccagcgtcaaactatgacaaatattcaatgaatgaatttattaaaatattgtgctaatgctaggttgttccccggaaggaacgcgttgcagggtccgactataacgtctcggcaaggaccgctacatctccagaactcgggtgtagtgataagtatgtaagagttcgcgttacagggtccgactgtaacgtctcagcaaggaccgttacatttccatgagaacttgggtgtagtgttaaatagacaagagttctcacacaataggttagataagaacaaatatgataggaaaactaataatctaagatttggaacatgaaacataggaactctcactggtaaatcaatggaggtagtagatatgatgattaggagaaaaattagtattttgtgtgtacaagagacaaaatggacaggcgagaaggcaaagatgatagagaactcgggttttaagttataatacactggaaagagtaaagcaagaaatggagtgggtattattgtagatagtttgttaaaagatgaagttgtaggagtagttagaaaatggAAAAAAATTATAGCCCATAAAATAATAGTGACAAAAGAAaccatgaacataattagcgtctatacaccacaagtaggattagatgaagctaccaaatcaagattttgggaggaattagatgaaatattacaaaatatttcaccaaatgaaatgattttaataggaggtgatctaaatgggcatgtcgaagtgaaaaatgaggaatatgagagagtacataggagttatgggtttggaacgaggaatgaggaagggaacactatattagattttatgatttatattagctaatatgttttttaagaaaagagaagaatactagtcacattcaaaagtgggaataataaatcacaaattggctttcttatggttaggaagaaggatagaaagatttgtaaagattgtaaagtcatccctggagaaagcttaactacccaacatagggtagtagtgttggatatacacctcaaacatagtatcaatagaaagaaaatatatacaattcctaaaattaagtggtggaagttaaaggatgggaagcaaaatatatttaaggagaaggtagaagtacaagcattaggtgaaatatacaatgactctaatacaacatgggataagatggtatcaaagttgaaaatagtagctaagagtgtactcggtgaatcaaagggacatgcaccactaagtaaagaatcttggtggtggattgagaaagtacaagagaaagtaaaggaaaaacgaatagcttataaagaattatatatttgtaagaacgaggaaaacttaaaaaaaaatatacaatagacaagaaagaagctaagaaaatagtgagtgaagcaaaaaatgaaacttttgaacgcttatatcaaaaattggatacaaaagaagggaaagagacatctatagaatagctaaagtgagagaaaggaaaacaagagatcttagccaaataaaatgtattaaagatgaatgtaatagggtattagtaaacgatggagaaataaaagagcggtggaagaggtattttcatcaactttttaatgaaggtttaggcgaccaacttaacttaggtaatttaattaggtcaaatgagcatagaaattttaatttttatcgtagaattcaaactttagaagtaaaacaaaatttaaatgaGATGtataatggaaaagccgttggatcagatgatattccgatagaggtatgaaagtgcttagggaaacaaggtattgaatgacttacaaaattatttaacatgatattgaaaatgaaaaaaaatatctgatcaatggaggataagtactctagttcccttatataagaacaatgagacatacaaaattgtgcaaactataggggtattaaactaatgagtcatactatgaaactttggaaaaaagtaatagaaaaaagattaaggaaggagactacagtgacagaaaatcaatttgggttcatgcttggaaggtcgataatagaaactatacatcttcttagacaattaattgaaaaatatcgagagtaaaaacaagatctacacatggtattcattgacatAGAAAAAGcctatgatagagtcccaagagaaattatatggagaattttagaaaagaaaggtgttagtgtaacatatattaagctaattaaggatatgtatggggatgtaatgaccagagtaaagactttaggcggagtaactgaagcattttcaataaagatagggttacatcaaggatcagctctaagtccctatctttttacactaattatggacgaactcactgcgcacattcaagacacagtaccgtgatgcatgttgtttgcagatgatattattttggtagatgagacacatgaaggagtaaatgctaagttagaatcttggagggaaacactagaagggaaatgttttaaacttagtagattaaagacagaatatatggaatttaagtttagcaatattaaagtaatgaaacaattgttaagataggagaggacgagttgcccggaaccgagagatttaaatatttaggatcatttttataaaatgatgaagggattgagagagatgtcttatatagaatacaagtaggatgggtgaaaaggaggggagcgtcgagtgttttatgtgaccgtaaagaacctcttaaacttaaaggtaagttctataaaatcgtagttagacctgctatgttatatggagctgaatgttgggttatgactcgagcacatgagcagaagatgagagttgtcgagatgaggatgttaaggtggatgtgtggacatacgacgATGGACAAAatagaaatgagagcattagagagaaagtcagagttgtatttattgaggaaaaactctgagagacacgtttaagatggtacggacatgtacttagacgaccaataaatgctccagttaggcgatgtgaaactatgataaacatgtatatcaaatgaggaagagaaagatcaaaaaagacttggttagcaacaataaaacaagataaaatttatttaaatatagatgataatataataggagatagagctcaatggcgtaaaaggattcatacagtcgaccccatctagtgggaaaaggcttggttgttgttgttggtgTTGTATTATTTGTCTAATATTTCTTATAACAAGACCCTAGAGATTTAAGTTTTTACTAACGAAACTTTATGCATATattatttatatcaaatattatTAGTGAAAAATATAATAACATTAAAAGATAAGTTTAATTATTGGTGTTTATTCTATCAATAAtcttttttcttttaatatttgATAACTCAAACTTAAAGTTAACTTGCTTTAacaaaatttcaaacttaatataAAGTAGTTGAAgttaagattgagatgataacttaAACTTAGATTagagtttaaagtttaagttaagctAAAACATGATTTGATAACTTTAATAATTTAAATGATAGCAAAAATAGTAAGAAATTAGTTCATGCTTTAAGTTGaaagttcaattaaatttaaatttaacttcaaTCTAAGTTTCAGTTCTATGTTTTCTCTCGGTGTTATTTCTCCTCCTtagacatacatcaaaataagtgaTATGGATTATGATGAGCAAGTCTTTCAGGTGATGTGACAGTTAAAGCTAAGAAGAGGTGGTGGCGCCTAGACCCGGTCGAGCATAAGGTTATGTATATACCCGAACGGGAAGGACCAGCCAGGCGCCAAGATACTTAGCCTTATCTAAGATATAGCATACGATTGGCCAGGTGATGGTCGATTGAATATAAGTTTCTCTGTATATGCCCAGGCAAAAAGTACCTGTCGGGCCCAGAGGAGCTTAACTATATCAAGTCTTCAAAATGTAAATGGTCAAGCAAAGGCTGACCGAATGAAGGCTTCCATGCATATGCCCGGACGGATATAAATCCAGCCAGGCCTAAAGATATTTAGTCTTATTTAGTCTATGACATATGATCAAACCGGTCGAATGGAGACTTCCATGCATATGCCAGGACAGATATAAGTCCAGTCGGGCCTAAAGGAATTTAACCTTATTTAGTCTATGACATATGATCAGGTCGGCCAAATGAAGGTTTCCATACATATGCCCAGATAGGTATAAGTATGGTCGGgcctaaaggcatttagccttattaGTCTATGACATATGATCAGGACTGCCAAATGAAGGCTTCCATGTATATGCCCAAATGGATATAAGTCCGGTCGGGCCTAAAGGCATGTGACATTATTTAGTTTATAGCATATGATCAGTAAGGCAAAGGCCGACCGAATGAAGGTTTCCATGCATATGCCCAGATAGATATAAGTCCGGTCGGGCCTAAATACATTTAGCCTTATTTAGTCTATGACATATGATCGGCCCGGCTGAATGAAGGCTTCCATGCATATGCTTGGACGGATATAAGTCCGGTCAGgcctaaaggcatttagccttatttaATTTATGACATATGATCAGTATGAAGGCTTTAATGCATATGCCCAGACGGATATAAGTCCCGCTAGGcctaaaggtatttagccttatttaGTCTATGACATATGATCAGGTTGGTCGAACGAAGGCTTCCATGCATATGCCCGGACAATATAAGTCTGGTCGGGCCTAAAGGCATTTAACCTTATTTAGTCTACGACATTTGATCAGGCCGGTCGAATGAAGGCTTCCATGCATATACCCGGACGGATACAAGTCTGGCCAGGTCTAAAGGCATTTAGACTTATTTAGTCTATGACATATAATCTATAAGACAAAGGCCGACCGAATGAAGGCTTCCATGCATATGCCCGAACGGATATAAGTCTGGTCGGAcctaaaggtatttagccttatttaGTCTATAACATATGATCAGGCCAACCGAATGAAGGCTTCCAT
The genomic region above belongs to Zingiber officinale cultivar Zhangliang chromosome 11A, Zo_v1.1, whole genome shotgun sequence and contains:
- the LOC122032760 gene encoding cytochrome P450 71A1-like, with product MDVLVLSLLFLFALLSSLLLAARTNPAIRKLPPGPAKLPFIGNLHQIRGNLLHQSLWEISKQYGPLMHLKLGQVSAVVVSSAALAKDVLKTFDLACCSRPHNVATSEISYGGSDIAFMPYGERWRQLRKLCIVEFLSARKINSFMSVREDEIARMVKHISSSISSSLSINVSELALCFSCNTTCRTAFGLDIACNDVSAYDVLKEAQEMLLSFFMADYFPLLGWVDVATGMKSRLRKSFLELDGIYQKFIDRHLDSKSRSGSEENEDLLDVLLRLRKDEQLTEENLRGVLMNIFIGGTDTSSAVVEWAMAELIRLPELMKRAQEEVRSCVGRSKGKVEESDLHQLHYLKRVVKETMRLHPPVPMLIDREIMHSVTLSGEYQIPPKTTIYVNAWAIGRDPDAWERAEVFDPDRFVNMVSPGVNSFAHYDFKLIPFGEGRRICPGKNMGLLMAELALANLLYSFDWQLPPGTRAEDVSMEEAPGITVHRKHALCLMAAKSEAD